A genomic window from Silene latifolia isolate original U9 population chromosome Y, ASM4854445v1, whole genome shotgun sequence includes:
- the LOC141630243 gene encoding uncharacterized protein LOC141630243, protein MKGGSRPQWQINNFQNALDDCGLRCIAWEGYNFSWDNGQVGEANRQIMLDRVVCTGGWTDLFPYARLIYLAREWSDHAPIKLVLNKREVFERRASEFKFEQIWVGEEGCGEAVARGVERGRGSFVSILEECVKELKGWKEMNIQQIRRSIGGKLKQLTRLNEVDRTAENVQKRKRLVAELAKLRSQEEQFWRQRSRALGLKDGDKNTKFFHTRAGERKRKNHIAKLIDDNGVERRGDEEIERVAKAYFQELFQSAHPIVTDDILLGLAIV, encoded by the coding sequence ATGAAGGGTGGAAGTCGCCCACAATGGCAAATTAATAACTTTCAGAATGCTCTCGATGATTGTGGCCTGCGATGCATAGCCTGGGAAGGGTATAATTTTTCGTGGGATAATGGGCAAGTCGGTGAAGCAAATAGACAAATCATGCTTGATAGAGTTGTTTGTACTGGCGGATGGACGGATTTATTTCCTTATGCTCGACTGATTTACCTTGCACGGGAATGGTCAGATCACGCGCCGATTAAACTTGTGCTTAATAAGAGGGAGGTGTTTGAAAGGAGGGCAAGTGAATTTAAATTTGAACAAATATGGGTGGGGGAGGAAGGATGCGGGGAAGCGGTGGCTCGCGGGGTGGAACGGGGAAGGGGCAGTTTTGTTTCTATTCTTGAGGAATGTGTGAAGGAGTTAAAAGGATGGAAAGAAATGAACATTCAGCAGATCAGGCGGAGTATTGGGGGTAAATTGAAGCAACTCACCAGGCTTAATGAGGTGGATCGAACCGCGGAGAATGTGCAAAAAAGGAAACGTTTGGTTGCGGAATTGGCAAAGCTACGGAGTCAGGAAGAGCAGTTTTGGAGGCAACGGTCGAGGGCATTAGGGCTCAAGGATGGTGACAAGAATACAAAGTTTTTTCATACAAGAGCAGGGGAACGAAAGCGGAAGAACCATATTGCCAAGCTTATTGATGACAATGGGGTGGAACGAAGGGGTGACGAGGAGATTGAGAGGGTTGCCAAGGCGTATTTCCAGGAGTTATTTCAGTCGGCTCATCCTATTGTTACGGATGATATCTTGCTCGGGTTGGCAATCGTGTGA